The proteins below come from a single Leifsonia sp. 1010 genomic window:
- a CDS encoding aldo/keto reductase: MANIEYRTLGPSGLVVSTIGLGCNNFGRKDTVTETQEGTDAVIGAAIDAGVTLFDTADIYGSERGLSETLMGKSLEGKRDRIVLATKFGMDMAGLNGPDWDARASRRYIRLAVESSLRRLRTDWIDLYQLHRPDPVTPIEETLATLDDLITEGKIRYIGHSNLSGWQIAEAEFTARLIGHPKFISAQNEYSLLARDVEREVLPAVNRYGLGFLPFFPLYNGLFTGKFTREGGPADSRIMHIRRHLLDEAPWDRIERYQAFCDERGVTMLAATFAWLLAQPGLSSVIAGATKPEQIVANAEAATAWKPTAEEVAEIGEIFAPAG; encoded by the coding sequence ATGGCGAACATCGAATACCGCACCCTCGGCCCTTCCGGCCTCGTCGTCTCCACCATCGGCCTCGGCTGCAACAACTTCGGCCGGAAGGACACCGTCACCGAGACGCAGGAGGGCACCGACGCGGTGATCGGCGCCGCGATCGATGCCGGCGTGACGCTGTTCGACACCGCCGATATCTACGGTTCCGAACGCGGGCTGTCCGAGACGCTGATGGGCAAATCGCTCGAGGGCAAGCGCGACCGCATCGTCCTCGCCACGAAGTTCGGGATGGACATGGCCGGTCTCAACGGACCCGACTGGGATGCGCGCGCCTCCCGCCGCTACATCCGCCTCGCGGTCGAGAGCTCGCTCCGCCGGCTCCGCACCGACTGGATCGACCTCTACCAGCTGCACCGCCCCGACCCCGTGACGCCCATCGAGGAGACCCTCGCGACGCTCGACGATCTGATCACCGAGGGGAAGATCCGCTACATCGGCCACTCCAACCTGTCGGGGTGGCAGATCGCCGAGGCCGAGTTCACCGCCCGACTCATCGGGCACCCGAAGTTCATCTCCGCGCAGAACGAGTACAGCCTTCTCGCGCGTGATGTCGAGCGGGAGGTGCTCCCGGCCGTGAACCGCTACGGTCTTGGCTTCCTGCCGTTCTTCCCCCTCTACAACGGCCTGTTCACGGGCAAGTTCACGCGCGAGGGCGGCCCCGCCGACAGCCGGATCATGCACATCCGCCGTCACCTGCTCGACGAGGCGCCTTGGGACAGGATCGAGCGCTACCAGGCGTTCTGCGATGAGCGCGGCGTCACGATGCTGGCCGCGACCTTCGCCTGGCTGCTCGCCCAGCCGGGGCTGTCGAGCGTCATTGCGGGGGCGACGAAACCGGAGCAGATCGTCGCGAACGCCGAGGCGGCGACCGCGTGGAAGCCGACGGCGGAGGAGGTCGCCGAGATCGGGGAGATCTTCGCTCCAGCGGGCTGA
- a CDS encoding TetR/AcrR family transcriptional regulator produces the protein MTNDAATEAQPRSRAQPMAVDDRKAMIIDAVIPLLLEHGRGMTSRQIAEAAGIAEGTIFRAFGDKETLVQAAIEKYLDPEPLREALRSIDPALPLENKMRAILYLLRERFQSVMRIMPVIGAQRPPVPQERGEFARIIARILEPEAGELNWPPERVAHLLRLISFSSAFPALNEGIEFSIDDLARMTLVGVAGTSPHVLFPSSDTEASCS, from the coding sequence GTGACGAACGACGCAGCGACAGAAGCCCAGCCGCGCTCGCGCGCGCAGCCGATGGCGGTGGACGACCGCAAGGCGATGATCATCGACGCGGTCATCCCGCTGCTGCTCGAGCACGGGCGCGGGATGACGTCACGCCAGATCGCCGAGGCCGCCGGCATCGCCGAAGGCACCATCTTCCGCGCCTTCGGTGACAAGGAGACGCTCGTGCAGGCGGCGATCGAGAAGTACCTCGATCCGGAGCCGCTGCGCGAGGCGCTCCGCAGCATCGACCCAGCGCTCCCGCTGGAGAACAAGATGCGCGCGATCCTGTACCTGCTGCGCGAGCGCTTCCAGAGCGTCATGCGGATCATGCCCGTCATCGGCGCACAGCGCCCGCCTGTGCCGCAGGAGCGCGGCGAGTTCGCCCGCATCATCGCCCGGATCCTGGAGCCGGAGGCCGGTGAGCTCAACTGGCCGCCGGAGCGGGTCGCCCACCTGCTGCGGCTGATCAGCTTCTCCTCCGCGTTCCCCGCGCTCAACGAGGGCATCGAGTTCAGCATCGACGACCTCGCCCGGATGACGCTGGTCGGCGTCGCCGGGACCTCGCCCCACGTTCTCTTCCCGTCATCCGACACGGAGGCATCATGCTCCTGA
- a CDS encoding ABC transporter ATP-binding protein has translation MLLRLLGRFLRPHWPLLIGVIVFQLAQSLLSLWLPTLNADITDNGIAKGDTGYIMAVGAEMLGVTLVQVACAITAVYFGAKVAMLVGRDLREAIFHRVGEFSEREVSSFGAPSLITRNTNDVQQVQMLVMMTCTLLVSAPILAVGGIVLAMQQDIDLSWLIAVSVPALLVAVSIIIARMVPLFRRMQDRIDRVNRVLREQLTGLRVVRAFVRERVETDRFRLANDQVTETALKAGRLFALMFPIVMLVLNVSSVAVIWFGSFRVQDGSLQVGTLTAFLQYLMQILMGVMMSTMMAVLVPRASVCADRIGEVLGTEPSVRASDSPVTEVEAHGTVEFVDVGFSYPGAEHPVLTDITFLAEAGRTTAIIGSTGAGKTTLVNLIPRLFDATSGIVLVDGVDVADLDPEVLWSRIGIVPQRPYLFSGTVASNLRYGNPDATDDELWHALEVAQARDFVEAMPEGLDAPIAQGGTNVSGGQRQRLAIARALVRKPEIFVFDDSFSALDTATDARLRAALAQDVTDATMIVVAQRVSTIVDADQIIVLDDGRVVGRGTHDELLETNETYAEIVSSQLAAQDAA, from the coding sequence ATGCTCCTGAGACTGCTCGGCCGGTTCCTCCGGCCGCACTGGCCGCTACTGATCGGGGTGATCGTCTTCCAGCTGGCGCAATCGCTGCTCTCGCTATGGCTGCCGACCCTCAACGCCGACATCACCGACAACGGCATCGCCAAGGGCGACACCGGATACATCATGGCCGTCGGCGCCGAGATGCTCGGCGTGACGCTGGTGCAGGTCGCCTGCGCCATCACCGCCGTCTACTTCGGCGCCAAGGTCGCGATGCTCGTCGGCCGTGACCTGCGCGAGGCGATCTTCCACCGGGTCGGGGAGTTCTCGGAGCGCGAGGTGTCGTCCTTCGGTGCGCCCTCGCTGATCACCCGCAACACCAACGACGTCCAGCAGGTGCAGATGCTGGTGATGATGACGTGCACGCTGCTCGTCTCGGCGCCCATCCTCGCGGTCGGCGGGATCGTGCTGGCGATGCAGCAGGACATCGACCTGTCGTGGCTCATCGCCGTGAGCGTCCCGGCGCTGCTGGTCGCGGTGAGCATCATCATCGCGCGCATGGTGCCGCTGTTCCGACGCATGCAGGACAGGATCGACCGCGTCAACCGCGTGCTCCGCGAGCAGCTGACCGGCCTCCGCGTGGTGCGCGCGTTCGTGCGCGAACGCGTCGAGACCGACCGGTTCCGGCTCGCGAACGACCAGGTGACCGAGACGGCGCTCAAGGCGGGCCGGCTGTTCGCCCTGATGTTCCCGATCGTGATGCTCGTGCTCAACGTGTCGAGTGTCGCGGTGATCTGGTTCGGCTCGTTCCGCGTTCAGGACGGTTCGCTCCAGGTGGGCACGCTGACGGCGTTCCTGCAGTACCTCATGCAGATTCTCATGGGCGTCATGATGTCGACGATGATGGCGGTGCTCGTGCCGCGCGCCTCGGTGTGCGCCGACCGCATCGGCGAGGTGCTCGGCACGGAGCCGTCCGTTCGTGCCTCCGACAGCCCGGTCACCGAGGTGGAGGCGCACGGAACGGTGGAGTTCGTCGACGTCGGCTTCTCGTATCCCGGCGCCGAGCATCCCGTGCTCACCGACATCACCTTCCTCGCCGAGGCGGGGCGGACGACCGCCATCATCGGCAGCACCGGCGCGGGCAAGACGACGCTGGTGAACCTCATCCCGCGCCTGTTCGATGCGACGAGCGGGATCGTGCTGGTCGACGGTGTGGATGTCGCGGACCTCGACCCGGAGGTGCTGTGGTCCCGCATCGGGATCGTGCCGCAGCGCCCCTACCTGTTCTCGGGCACGGTGGCGTCGAACCTGCGCTACGGCAATCCGGATGCCACCGACGACGAACTCTGGCACGCCCTCGAGGTGGCGCAGGCGCGCGACTTCGTCGAGGCGATGCCGGAGGGACTCGACGCCCCGATCGCGCAGGGCGGCACCAACGTCTCCGGCGGTCAGCGGCAGCGGCTCGCGATCGCTCGCGCTCTGGTCAGGAAGCCGGAGATCTTCGTCTTCGACGACTCCTTCTCGGCGCTCGACACCGCGACCGACGCGCGGCTCCGTGCGGCGCTCGCACAGGATGTGACCGACGCGACCATGATCGTGGTCGCCCAGCGGGTGTCCACCATCGTGGACGCCGACCAGATCATCGTCCTCGACGACGGCCGGGTGGTCGGTCGCGGGACGCACGACGAACTCCTCGAGACCAACGAGACTTACGCCGAGATCGTCTCGTCGCAGCTCGCGGCTCAGGATGCGGCATAG
- a CDS encoding ABC transporter ATP-binding protein encodes MSDKTTTPERPAGPPIRRGPGGGGPFAGFGMPVQKSMNFGPSAKRLLGRLRPERLPLVAVTLLAVVSVTFAVLGPKLLGNAINLVFAGALSLQFPKGETQAQVIAGLRAKGQDQYADLLSGTTFTPGAGIDFTAVGQTLLWVLALYILSSVFSYLQAYVLNGVTQRTVYRLRSDVEDKLHRLPLKYFDGMQRGELLSRVTNDIDNISQSLQQTMSQLLTSLLTVVGVVVLMFVISPLLALIALITIPLTLVITTIIAKRSQKLFVAQWRHTGELNGQIEEAFTGHSLVKVFGRHREVEARFREKNQEMYRASFGAQFISGIIMPAMMFVGNLMYVAIAVVGGLQVASGAMQLGDVTAFIQYSRQFTQPLTQLGSMANLLQSGVASAERVFELLDADEQSPDPREPESPAGTKGLLTFEDVSFRYVEDTPLIEDLSLVAQPGQTVAIVGPTGAGKTTLVNLMMRFYELDGGRITLDGVDIASMSRHDLRSRMGMVLQDTWLFKGTIRDNILYGRPDATEEEVLDAARATYVDRFVHSLPDGYDTILDDEGSNISAGEKQLLTIARAFLARPSVLILDEATSSVDTRTELLVQKAMSALRADRTSFVIAHRLSTIRDADLILVMEAGRIVEQGTHAELLARGGAYYSLYNAQFAGAADE; translated from the coding sequence ATGAGCGACAAGACGACGACGCCCGAGCGGCCGGCCGGCCCTCCGATCCGGCGCGGACCCGGCGGGGGAGGACCGTTCGCCGGATTCGGCATGCCCGTGCAGAAGTCGATGAACTTCGGCCCGAGCGCGAAGCGCCTGCTCGGCCGCCTCCGCCCGGAGAGGCTGCCGCTGGTCGCGGTGACGCTGCTCGCGGTGGTGTCCGTGACGTTCGCGGTGCTCGGGCCCAAGCTGCTCGGCAACGCGATCAACCTGGTCTTCGCCGGTGCCCTCTCCCTGCAGTTCCCGAAGGGCGAGACGCAGGCGCAGGTCATCGCCGGCCTGCGCGCCAAGGGCCAGGACCAGTACGCTGACCTGCTCTCCGGCACGACCTTCACGCCCGGCGCGGGCATCGACTTCACCGCGGTCGGCCAGACCCTGCTCTGGGTGCTCGCGCTGTACATCCTGTCGTCGGTGTTCAGCTACCTGCAGGCGTACGTGCTCAACGGCGTCACGCAGCGCACGGTCTACCGCCTGCGCTCGGACGTGGAGGACAAGCTGCACCGCCTCCCGTTGAAGTACTTCGACGGGATGCAGCGGGGAGAGCTGCTGAGCCGGGTCACGAACGACATCGACAACATCTCGCAGTCGCTGCAGCAGACGATGAGCCAGTTGCTCACGTCGCTGCTGACGGTCGTCGGAGTGGTCGTGCTGATGTTCGTCATCTCGCCGCTCCTCGCGCTGATCGCGCTCATCACCATCCCGCTGACCCTGGTCATCACCACGATCATCGCGAAGCGCTCGCAGAAGCTCTTCGTCGCCCAGTGGCGGCACACCGGCGAGCTGAACGGCCAGATCGAGGAGGCGTTCACCGGTCACTCGCTGGTCAAGGTGTTCGGCCGCCACCGCGAGGTCGAGGCCCGGTTCCGCGAGAAGAACCAGGAGATGTACCGGGCGAGCTTCGGCGCCCAGTTCATCTCGGGCATCATCATGCCGGCGATGATGTTCGTCGGGAACCTGATGTACGTCGCCATCGCGGTGGTCGGCGGACTGCAGGTGGCGAGCGGCGCGATGCAGCTCGGTGACGTGACGGCGTTCATCCAGTACTCCCGGCAGTTCACGCAGCCGCTCACCCAGCTCGGGTCGATGGCGAACCTGCTGCAGTCGGGCGTCGCGAGCGCCGAGCGCGTTTTCGAGCTGCTGGACGCCGACGAGCAGTCTCCCGACCCGCGCGAGCCGGAGAGTCCAGCCGGCACCAAGGGCCTCCTGACGTTCGAGGACGTCTCGTTCCGCTACGTGGAGGACACCCCGCTGATCGAGGACCTGTCGCTGGTGGCCCAGCCCGGGCAGACCGTGGCGATCGTCGGACCGACGGGCGCCGGCAAGACCACGCTCGTGAACCTGATGATGCGCTTTTACGAGTTGGACGGCGGACGCATCACCCTGGACGGCGTCGACATCGCCTCGATGAGCAGGCACGACCTGCGGAGCCGCATGGGGATGGTGCTGCAGGACACCTGGCTGTTCAAGGGCACCATCCGCGACAACATCCTCTACGGCCGCCCGGACGCGACAGAGGAGGAGGTGCTGGATGCGGCGCGCGCGACCTACGTCGACCGTTTCGTCCACTCGCTGCCCGACGGCTACGACACCATCCTCGACGACGAGGGATCGAACATCTCTGCAGGGGAGAAGCAGCTGCTCACGATCGCGCGGGCCTTCCTTGCGCGGCCGAGCGTGCTCATCCTCGACGAGGCGACCTCGTCCGTCGACACCCGCACCGAGCTGCTCGTGCAGAAGGCGATGAGCGCGCTGCGGGCCGACCGGACGTCGTTCGTCATCGCGCACAGACTCTCCACGATCCGCGACGCCGACCTCATCCTGGTGATGGAGGCTGGGCGCATCGTGGAGCAGGGAACGCACGCCGAGCTGCTGGCGCGCGGCGGCGCGTACTACTCGCTCTACAACGCGCAGTTCGCCGGGGCGGCGGACGAGTAG
- a CDS encoding DUF1206 domain-containing protein codes for MTSPSRVASRVERHPLVRGLARVGLAAIGILHILIGVIALAVAFGSGGDADQSGALQALVAVPGGLFVLWAVIVGLIFLAAWQILQAITAHKPGQKVTEVAKCVVYAALAGIAISIASGGRQDASTSEKSMSAKLLATPGGVFLLAGIGIAIVVVGVVFAVNGLTHRFERDLRLPPNRWATVTTTLGRVGYVSKGVALVIVGGLVVFGAFTSDPEKAGGLDGSLKALTEVPFGVVLLILIALGLIAYGVFWCVRAYASRLAEP; via the coding sequence ATGACCTCCCCCAGCCGGGTCGCCTCCCGGGTCGAACGCCATCCGCTCGTGCGCGGTCTCGCCCGCGTCGGCCTCGCCGCCATCGGCATCCTGCACATCCTGATCGGCGTCATCGCGCTGGCCGTCGCGTTCGGATCGGGCGGGGATGCCGACCAGTCCGGTGCCCTGCAGGCGCTCGTCGCCGTGCCCGGCGGCCTCTTCGTGCTGTGGGCCGTGATCGTGGGGCTCATCTTCCTGGCGGCCTGGCAGATCCTGCAGGCGATCACCGCGCACAAGCCGGGCCAGAAGGTGACGGAGGTCGCCAAGTGCGTCGTGTACGCCGCCCTCGCGGGCATCGCGATCTCCATCGCGTCCGGCGGCCGGCAGGATGCGTCCACCTCCGAGAAGTCGATGAGCGCGAAGCTGCTGGCGACGCCCGGCGGAGTCTTCCTCCTCGCCGGCATCGGGATCGCGATCGTGGTCGTCGGCGTCGTCTTCGCCGTGAACGGCCTGACCCACAGGTTCGAGCGCGACCTGCGCCTCCCGCCGAACCGCTGGGCGACCGTCACGACGACGCTGGGCCGCGTCGGCTACGTCTCCAAGGGCGTCGCCCTGGTGATCGTCGGCGGTCTGGTCGTCTTCGGCGCCTTCACGTCCGACCCCGAGAAGGCGGGCGGACTCGACGGCAGCCTGAAGGCGCTCACCGAGGTCCCGTTCGGCGTCGTCCTCCTCATCCTCATCGCCCTCGGCCTGATCGCGTACGGCGTCTTCTGGTGCGTGCGCGCGTACGCGTCCCGCCTCGCGGAGCCGTGA
- the nusA gene encoding transcription termination factor NusA: protein MDIDLSVLRLMEREKEIPFDELVQIIEQAILTAYLKHTNQADHRHGHSDQPPAARVHLDRKTGHVTVYVPERDEEGNVIGEAEDSPSDFGRIAAFAAKQVINQRLRDIADDAVLGEFRGREGDIVAGVIQQGPNPRMIHVDLGTVEAILPPEEQVPGEEYTHGSRIRVYVTSVTKGPKGPSITVSRTHPALVRKLFALEVPEIASGVVEIVSLAREAGHRTKMAVRATEPGVNAKGACIGELGQRVRAVTAELNNEKIDIVDYSPDLATFVSSALSPAKVTSAFVIDESLKAVRALVPDYQLSLAIGKEGQNARLAAKLTGAKIDIQPDSILDRD, encoded by the coding sequence ATGGACATCGACCTCAGCGTCTTGCGTCTCATGGAGCGCGAGAAGGAGATCCCCTTCGATGAACTGGTGCAGATCATCGAACAGGCCATCCTGACCGCTTACCTGAAGCACACGAACCAGGCCGATCACCGTCACGGTCACAGCGACCAGCCGCCGGCCGCACGGGTGCACCTCGACCGCAAGACGGGGCATGTCACGGTTTACGTGCCCGAGCGCGACGAAGAAGGCAACGTCATCGGCGAGGCCGAGGACAGCCCGAGCGACTTCGGCCGCATCGCGGCCTTCGCGGCCAAGCAGGTGATCAACCAGCGGCTGCGCGACATCGCGGACGACGCCGTGCTCGGCGAGTTCCGCGGACGCGAGGGCGACATCGTCGCCGGCGTCATCCAGCAGGGACCGAACCCCCGCATGATCCACGTCGACCTGGGAACGGTGGAGGCCATCCTCCCGCCGGAGGAGCAGGTGCCGGGCGAGGAGTACACGCACGGTTCGCGCATCCGCGTCTACGTCACGAGCGTCACCAAGGGGCCGAAGGGTCCGTCGATCACCGTGTCGCGCACGCACCCGGCGCTCGTCCGGAAGCTGTTCGCGCTGGAGGTCCCGGAGATCGCCAGCGGCGTCGTCGAGATCGTGTCGCTCGCCCGCGAGGCCGGGCACCGCACGAAGATGGCGGTCCGGGCGACCGAGCCGGGAGTGAACGCCAAGGGCGCGTGCATCGGCGAGCTGGGTCAGCGCGTCCGCGCGGTGACCGCCGAGCTCAACAACGAGAAGATAGACATCGTCGACTACTCGCCGGACCTCGCGACGTTCGTGTCGAGCGCGCTGTCGCCCGCGAAGGTGACCAGTGCGTTCGTCATCGACGAGTCGCTCAAGGCCGTCCGCGCGCTCGTGCCCGACTACCAGCTGTCGCTCGCGATCGGCAAGGAGGGTCAGAACGCTCGCCTGGCGGCGAAGCTGACGGGCGCGAAGATCGACATCCAGCCCGATTCGATCCTCGACCGCGATTGA
- a CDS encoding YlxR family protein: MEPVRTCVGCRSRAPRSSLLRIVAQDSELVVDPSATRPGRGAWLHPVEECLELALKRRAFGRALRVEGTLDTATIRSQFIRTG, translated from the coding sequence ATGGAACCCGTCAGAACGTGCGTCGGATGCCGTTCTCGCGCTCCCCGGTCCTCTCTTCTGAGGATCGTCGCCCAGGATTCGGAACTCGTGGTGGACCCGTCCGCCACCCGGCCGGGGCGAGGTGCGTGGCTGCATCCGGTCGAGGAGTGTCTCGAACTCGCACTGAAGCGCCGGGCCTTCGGGCGGGCGCTTCGGGTGGAGGGGACGCTCGACACCGCGACCATCCGGTCGCAATTCATTAGAACAGGCTGA
- the infB gene encoding translation initiation factor IF-2 — translation MAAKPRVHEVASELGVDSKVALAKLKEMGEFVKGPSSSIEPPVARKLRAALEAEGAKPSAEKATATAPKAPSQAPRPAAPRPPQAPAAATETDAGPKPQAPMSVAERQAAAEKAAAEKAAEKAAEKAASSAPAAGAPATPDAVKPSSAPRPGGGGIPRPSAPRPGNNPYSSNQGMGQRTPRPGNNPFSSSQGMGQRPSPGNIPRPTPPRPGAPRIGAPGQGGGNRPGPRQGGGGRPGFQQRPGTGGGAGAGAGGGFQRPGGGFGGPRPGGGGGRGRGPGGGTAGAFGRGGGKSKARKSKRAKRQEFEMREAPSLGGVTVPRGNGDTVIRLRRGSSISDFADKIDANPASLVTVLFHLGEMATATESLDEATFEVLGEELGYKIQVVSPEDEDKELLEGFDIDLDGELAGESDEDLEIRPPVVTVMGHVDHGKTRLLDAIRNANVVAGEAGGITQHIGAYQVWTEHEGIERAITFIDTPGHEAFTAMRARGAQVTDIAILVVAADDGIMPQTIEALNHAQAANVPIVVAVNKIDKPEANPAKVRQQLTEFGLVAEEYGGDVMFVDVSARNDIGIQDLLDAVLLTADAGLDLRANPNKDARGVAIEAKLDKGRGAVATVLIQSGTLRVGDAIVAGTAYGRVRAMADENGEAVFEAAPSRPVQVQGLSSVPRAGDVFLVTEEDRTARQIAEKREAAERNAQLAKARKRISLEDFTRALEEGKVEALNLIIKGDVSGAVEALEESLMKIEVDDSVSLRILHRGVGAITESDIDLATIDNAIVIGFNVRPDVKARERAAREGVDVRFYSVIYNAIEDIENSLKGMLKPEFEEVQSGVAEIREVFRSSKFGNIAGVIVRSGTITRNAKARVIRDGVVVGDNLAIESLRRFKDDVTEVRTDFEAGIGLGKYNDIQIGDEIETTELREKPRV, via the coding sequence GTGGCTGCAAAACCACGCGTACATGAGGTCGCGAGCGAGCTCGGCGTCGACAGCAAGGTCGCGCTCGCGAAGCTCAAGGAGATGGGCGAGTTCGTCAAGGGACCGTCCTCGAGCATCGAGCCCCCGGTAGCACGCAAGCTGCGTGCCGCGCTGGAGGCCGAGGGTGCGAAGCCGTCCGCCGAGAAGGCGACCGCTACCGCCCCGAAGGCGCCGTCGCAGGCGCCGCGTCCGGCCGCGCCGCGTCCGCCGCAGGCGCCCGCCGCCGCGACCGAGACGGATGCCGGGCCCAAGCCTCAGGCGCCGATGTCGGTCGCCGAGCGTCAGGCCGCGGCTGAGAAGGCCGCCGCAGAGAAGGCTGCTGAGAAGGCGGCGGAGAAGGCCGCTTCGAGCGCGCCCGCCGCGGGCGCCCCGGCGACCCCGGACGCCGTCAAGCCGAGCTCCGCGCCCCGCCCCGGCGGCGGTGGCATCCCGCGCCCGAGCGCCCCGCGCCCCGGCAACAACCCGTACTCGTCGAACCAGGGCATGGGCCAGCGCACGCCGCGTCCGGGCAACAACCCGTTCTCGTCGTCGCAGGGCATGGGACAGCGTCCCTCGCCCGGCAACATCCCGCGTCCGACCCCGCCGCGTCCCGGCGCCCCGCGCATCGGCGCACCCGGTCAGGGTGGCGGCAACCGTCCCGGCCCGCGTCAGGGCGGCGGCGGTCGTCCCGGCTTCCAGCAGCGCCCCGGCACCGGTGGCGGTGCAGGAGCAGGCGCAGGCGGCGGCTTCCAGCGTCCCGGCGGCGGCTTCGGCGGCCCGCGCCCCGGTGGTGGCGGCGGTCGTGGTCGTGGACCGGGCGGCGGCACGGCCGGTGCGTTCGGCCGCGGTGGCGGCAAGAGCAAGGCCCGCAAGTCGAAGCGCGCGAAGCGTCAGGAATTCGAGATGCGGGAGGCCCCGTCGCTGGGCGGCGTGACCGTTCCCCGCGGCAACGGCGACACCGTCATCCGACTGCGTCGCGGCTCGTCCATCTCGGACTTCGCCGACAAGATCGACGCGAACCCCGCGTCGCTGGTCACCGTCCTCTTCCACCTGGGCGAGATGGCGACCGCGACCGAGTCGCTCGACGAGGCCACCTTCGAGGTGCTCGGCGAGGAGCTCGGCTACAAGATCCAGGTCGTCTCGCCCGAGGACGAGGACAAGGAGCTCCTGGAGGGCTTCGACATCGACCTCGACGGCGAGCTCGCCGGCGAGTCCGACGAGGACCTCGAGATCCGGCCACCGGTCGTCACCGTCATGGGTCACGTCGACCACGGTAAGACGCGCCTGCTCGACGCCATCCGCAACGCGAACGTCGTCGCGGGCGAGGCCGGCGGCATCACCCAGCACATCGGTGCGTACCAGGTGTGGACGGAGCACGAGGGCATCGAGCGTGCCATCACCTTCATCGACACCCCGGGTCACGAGGCGTTCACCGCCATGCGTGCCCGTGGTGCGCAGGTCACCGACATCGCGATCCTCGTGGTCGCGGCGGACGACGGCATCATGCCGCAGACCATCGAGGCGCTGAACCACGCCCAGGCGGCGAACGTGCCGATCGTGGTCGCGGTGAACAAGATCGACAAGCCGGAGGCCAACCCGGCCAAGGTGCGCCAGCAGCTCACCGAGTTCGGCCTGGTGGCGGAGGAGTACGGCGGCGACGTCATGTTCGTGGATGTGTCCGCGCGCAACGACATCGGCATCCAGGACCTGCTCGACGCCGTCCTGCTGACCGCCGACGCCGGTCTGGACCTCCGCGCCAACCCGAACAAGGACGCCCGCGGTGTCGCCATCGAGGCGAAGCTCGACAAGGGCCGCGGCGCCGTGGCGACCGTGCTCATCCAGTCCGGAACGCTCCGGGTGGGCGACGCGATCGTGGCGGGCACCGCCTACGGCCGCGTGCGTGCCATGGCCGATGAGAACGGCGAGGCCGTCTTCGAGGCAGCCCCGTCGCGTCCGGTCCAGGTGCAGGGTCTCTCCAGCGTCCCGCGCGCCGGTGACGTGTTCCTCGTCACCGAGGAGGACCGCACCGCCCGCCAGATCGCCGAGAAGCGTGAGGCCGCGGAGCGCAACGCGCAGCTGGCGAAGGCCCGCAAGCGCATCTCGCTCGAGGACTTCACCCGGGCCCTGGAGGAGGGCAAGGTCGAGGCGCTCAACCTCATCATCAAGGGCGACGTGTCCGGTGCCGTGGAGGCGCTGGAGGAGTCGCTCATGAAGATCGAGGTCGACGACTCGGTCAGCCTGCGCATCCTGCACCGCGGCGTCGGCGCGATCACCGAGTCGGACATCGACCTGGCGACCATCGACAACGCGATCGTGATCGGCTTCAACGTCCGCCCGGACGTGAAGGCGCGCGAGCGTGCGGCCCGCGAGGGTGTGGATGTGCGCTTCTACTCGGTCATCTACAACGCGATCGAGGACATCGAGAACTCGCTGAAGGGCATGCTCAAGCCCGAGTTCGAAGAGGTCCAGTCCGGTGTCGCCGAGATCCGCGAGGTGTTCCGCTCCTCGAAGTTCGGCAACATCGCCGGTGTCATCGTCCGCTCCGGGACGATCACGCGAAACGCCAAGGCGCGGGTCATCCGCGACGGCGTCGTGGTGGGGGACAACCTTGCCATCGAGTCGCTGCGCCGGTTCAAGGACGACGTCACCGAGGTCCGTACGGACTTCGAGGCCGGTATCGGTCTCGGGAAGTACAACGACATCCAGATCGGCGACGAGATCGAGACGACCGAGCTTCGCGAGAAGCCTCGAGTCTGA
- the rbfA gene encoding 30S ribosome-binding factor RbfA, which translates to MADPARARKLADRIKEIIAKRLDRGLRDPRLGFVTITDVQVTGDLQHATVFYTVYGTEQERDDSAAALKAATGMLRSEVGKNITARLTPTLEFQLDAIPENAAQIENLLREARQRDEEVAGLAAGASYAGDEDPYVKPREFEDDDEDFDDDEDFDETEGADEADDKH; encoded by the coding sequence ATGGCTGATCCGGCACGCGCGAGGAAGCTCGCGGACAGGATCAAGGAGATCATCGCGAAGCGGCTCGATCGCGGTCTCCGCGACCCGCGCCTCGGCTTCGTCACGATCACGGACGTCCAGGTGACCGGCGACCTGCAGCACGCCACAGTGTTCTACACGGTGTACGGCACCGAGCAGGAGCGCGACGACAGCGCCGCCGCTCTCAAGGCCGCCACCGGGATGCTGCGCAGCGAGGTCGGCAAGAACATCACCGCCCGGCTCACGCCGACGCTGGAGTTCCAGCTCGACGCGATCCCCGAGAACGCCGCGCAGATCGAGAACCTGCTCCGCGAGGCGCGCCAGCGGGATGAGGAGGTCGCGGGGCTCGCAGCAGGCGCGAGCTACGCCGGCGACGAGGACCCGTACGTCAAGCCACGCGAGTTCGAGGACGACGACGAGGACTTCGACGACGACGAGGACTTCGACGAGACCGAGGGCGCCGACGAGGCGGACGACAAGCACTGA